A genomic window from Pseudanabaena yagii GIHE-NHR1 includes:
- a CDS encoding amino acid ABC transporter permease, whose protein sequence is MTQIPVTMPPQISQTAWQWAKKNLFSSWFNTLLTIICIWFLYLSVSNLWIWATTKAQWEVVSSNLRLFLVGLYPVTEFWRLWGVLAIAGSLAGISWGLWGRFSRSVAIVIGALSIALAILLPVEPLFKGLTLGISGAIAVGFIIGQQCKRFEISSLALAIAWFLSFPISLWLVGGNFGLTAVDVNVWNGLVLTLIVAISGITFSFPLGVLLALGRQSTLPIIKLFCTCYIELVRGLPLIGILFMAQVMLPLFLPAGLEIDRVLRAIAAFVLFSAAYLAENVRGGLQSIPKGQAEAARALGLNIPLTIALIVLPQALKASIPAIVGQFIGLFKDTSLVAIVGLVDLMGIARTVLSQPEFIGRYAEVYLFVALIYWVFCFSMSQASQKLERKLHN, encoded by the coding sequence ATGACGCAAATTCCCGTGACAATGCCACCGCAAATATCGCAAACTGCTTGGCAATGGGCAAAGAAAAATCTCTTTAGCAGTTGGTTTAATACCCTACTCACAATTATTTGTATTTGGTTTTTATACCTTTCAGTGAGTAATCTCTGGATTTGGGCGACAACTAAGGCTCAATGGGAGGTTGTCAGCAGTAATTTGCGTCTATTTTTGGTGGGTCTATACCCTGTCACCGAATTTTGGCGATTATGGGGTGTTTTAGCGATCGCAGGAAGCTTAGCAGGCATCTCATGGGGACTATGGGGGAGATTTAGTCGCTCTGTGGCGATCGTGATCGGGGCTTTATCCATCGCCCTTGCGATTTTGCTACCTGTCGAACCGCTTTTCAAAGGGTTAACGTTAGGCATTAGTGGCGCGATCGCAGTTGGGTTCATCATTGGGCAGCAATGTAAGAGATTTGAAATAAGTTCGTTAGCTTTGGCGATCGCATGGTTTCTCTCTTTCCCAATTTCCCTATGGCTAGTTGGTGGTAATTTCGGATTAACAGCCGTTGATGTGAATGTCTGGAATGGACTCGTATTGACCTTGATCGTAGCCATCTCTGGGATTACCTTCTCTTTCCCTCTAGGAGTTTTATTAGCTTTAGGAAGACAAAGCACTTTACCGATCATCAAATTATTTTGCACCTGCTACATTGAGCTAGTGCGCGGGCTTCCCTTGATTGGCATTCTCTTTATGGCGCAGGTGATGCTGCCCTTATTTTTACCCGCAGGCTTAGAAATCGATCGCGTATTGAGAGCGATCGCAGCTTTTGTGTTATTCAGTGCCGCCTATCTTGCCGAAAATGTCCGTGGCGGTTTGCAGTCGATTCCTAAAGGTCAAGCCGAAGCCGCTAGAGCCTTAGGATTAAATATTCCTCTAACTATTGCTTTGATCGTCTTGCCGCAAGCGCTCAAAGCTTCAATCCCTGCAATTGTGGGACAATTTATTGGTCTGTTTAAAGATACATCGCTAGTAGCGATCGTGGGACTGGTCGATCTGATGGGCATTGCCCGTACTGTTCTATCACAGCCAGAGTTTATCGGGCGCTATGCTGAAGTTTATCTGTTTGTTGCCCTCATCTATTGGGTATTCTGTTTTTCCATGTCCCAAGCGAGCCAGAAATTAGAAAGAAAACTCCATAATTAG
- the carB gene encoding carbamoyl-phosphate synthase large subunit, producing the protein MPRRNDIQKILLIGAGPIVIGQACEFDYSGTQACKVLRDEGYYVILVNSNPATIMTDPATADRTYIEPITPEVVAQIIEKERPDALLPTMGGQTALNTAVALAKNGVLEKYGVELIGAKLDAIEMAEDRKLFKEAMERIGVAMCPSGLGTTMEESRAIAQEIGTYPLIIRPAFTMGGTGGGIAYNQEEFEEICASGLEASPVSQILIERSLIGWKEYELEVMRDLADNVVIICSIENIDPMGIHTGDSITVAPAQTLTDKEYQRLRDYAIKIIREIGVETGGSNIQFSINPENGEVVVIEMNPRVSRSSALASKATGFPIAKFAAKLAVGYTLDEISNDITKKTPASFEPTIDYVVTKIPRFAFEKFPGSEPVLTTQMKSVGEAMAIGRTFQESFQKALRSLEVGRFGFGGDREETLPDLDKIKYSLRTPNPDRIFSIRDGFLSGLSVQAIFELTNIDPWFLQKMREITDVELSIKGRKLESILKDEMLETKRLGFSDRQIAYLTGTNEDAVRSYRKSLGVIPSYKTVDTCAAEFEALTPYHYSTYEEESEIMPSTKRKVMILGGGPNRIGQGIEFDYCCCHASYALRAAGFETIMVNSNPETVSTDYDTSDRLYFEPLTREDVLNIIEAENPEGVIIQFGGQTPLKLSVPLLRYLEENNSTTKIWGTSPDSIDTAEDRERFEAICQKLGILQPNNGLARSEEEAIAVAQRVSYPVVVRPSYVLGGRGMEVVYSDAELEDYMRRAIIIEPEHPVLIDQFLEGAVEVDVDAIADQLGNVTIGGIMEHIEEAGIHSGDSACSIPTFSLPPEVLKTIREWTISLAKALNVIGLMNIQYAVQLNNSNPKASKVFILEANPRASRTVPYVSKAINVPLVNYASRIMSGATLAELGLTEEVIPKHISIKEAVLPFAKFAGTDTILGPEMRSTGEVMGIDTEFGRAFAKAQIAAGTHLPLEGTVFLSVNDRDKSGIPAVAEAFVELGFKIVATEGTYKILRRNNIESKQVLKVHEGRPHIGDSMKNGQIQLIVNSPSGEEAKTDGKMIRRTALAYKIPVITTLAGAKAAIAAIRSLQSGAISVTALQDYA; encoded by the coding sequence GACAGCGCTAAATACTGCCGTAGCCCTTGCGAAGAATGGTGTTTTAGAAAAGTATGGCGTTGAACTAATTGGCGCAAAACTAGACGCGATCGAGATGGCAGAGGATCGCAAACTGTTTAAAGAGGCGATGGAACGGATCGGCGTTGCCATGTGTCCATCTGGCTTGGGGACGACTATGGAAGAATCCCGTGCGATCGCCCAAGAAATTGGTACTTATCCCTTGATCATTCGTCCTGCCTTCACAATGGGCGGTACAGGCGGCGGGATCGCTTACAACCAAGAGGAGTTTGAAGAAATTTGTGCCTCTGGTCTCGAAGCGAGTCCTGTGTCGCAAATCTTGATCGAGCGATCGCTAATTGGCTGGAAAGAGTACGAGCTAGAGGTGATGCGCGATCTCGCCGATAACGTGGTGATCATTTGCAGTATCGAAAATATTGACCCGATGGGTATCCATACGGGCGACTCGATTACGGTTGCACCTGCTCAAACCTTGACGGACAAAGAATATCAGCGTTTGCGGGACTATGCAATTAAAATCATTCGTGAAATCGGCGTAGAAACTGGCGGATCGAATATTCAGTTCTCGATCAATCCTGAAAATGGCGAAGTGGTGGTCATCGAGATGAATCCCCGCGTCTCCCGCAGTTCCGCCCTTGCCTCCAAAGCGACAGGATTCCCGATCGCTAAATTTGCCGCGAAACTTGCCGTAGGCTACACCCTTGATGAAATCTCTAACGACATCACCAAGAAAACCCCCGCCAGTTTCGAGCCAACTATTGATTATGTCGTTACCAAGATTCCTCGCTTTGCCTTCGAGAAATTTCCCGGTTCTGAGCCAGTTCTCACCACCCAAATGAAGTCCGTCGGTGAAGCGATGGCAATTGGTCGTACCTTCCAAGAGTCATTCCAAAAGGCATTGCGATCGCTAGAAGTTGGTCGCTTTGGTTTTGGGGGCGATCGCGAAGAGACTCTGCCCGATCTCGACAAAATCAAATATAGTCTGCGGACTCCTAACCCCGATCGCATTTTCTCAATTCGTGATGGATTCCTGTCAGGGCTATCAGTTCAAGCCATTTTTGAGTTAACCAATATCGATCCTTGGTTCCTCCAAAAAATGCGTGAGATTACTGACGTGGAACTCTCGATCAAGGGTCGGAAGCTCGAAAGTATTCTCAAGGATGAGATGCTGGAAACTAAACGACTAGGATTCAGCGATCGCCAAATCGCCTATCTCACAGGTACAAATGAAGATGCAGTGCGCTCCTATCGCAAATCCCTTGGCGTAATTCCTTCTTACAAAACCGTTGATACCTGCGCCGCCGAGTTTGAAGCGCTCACTCCCTACCACTACTCCACCTACGAAGAAGAATCGGAAATCATGCCTTCGACTAAGCGCAAGGTAATGATTCTCGGTGGGGGACCTAATCGCATTGGACAGGGGATTGAATTTGACTATTGCTGCTGTCATGCCAGCTATGCGTTACGTGCCGCAGGCTTTGAAACAATCATGGTTAACTCTAACCCTGAAACTGTTTCCACCGATTACGACACTAGCGATCGCCTCTATTTCGAGCCATTAACTCGTGAAGATGTGCTGAACATAATCGAAGCTGAAAATCCTGAAGGTGTGATCATTCAGTTTGGTGGACAAACGCCTCTGAAGCTGTCAGTGCCGCTTCTACGCTATTTGGAAGAGAATAATTCCACAACTAAGATTTGGGGAACTTCTCCCGATTCCATTGATACTGCCGAAGATCGGGAACGCTTCGAGGCAATCTGTCAAAAGTTGGGCATCCTACAGCCTAATAATGGCTTAGCCCGTTCCGAAGAGGAAGCGATCGCTGTCGCCCAGCGTGTCAGTTATCCCGTCGTCGTTCGTCCTAGCTATGTTTTGGGTGGTCGCGGCATGGAGGTCGTTTACTCCGATGCTGAACTCGAAGACTATATGCGTCGCGCCATTATCATCGAGCCTGAACATCCTGTACTGATTGATCAATTCCTTGAAGGTGCAGTTGAGGTGGATGTGGATGCGATCGCCGATCAATTAGGTAATGTCACCATCGGCGGCATCATGGAACATATTGAGGAGGCAGGAATTCACTCAGGTGACTCCGCTTGTTCCATCCCCACATTCTCTTTACCGCCCGAGGTTCTCAAGACGATCCGTGAATGGACAATTAGCCTCGCTAAAGCTCTAAACGTAATTGGCTTGATGAATATTCAATATGCAGTGCAGTTGAATAATAGCAATCCCAAGGCAAGCAAAGTCTTTATTCTTGAAGCTAATCCTCGCGCTTCACGCACCGTTCCCTATGTTAGCAAAGCAATTAACGTTCCCCTCGTGAACTATGCTTCGCGGATTATGTCTGGCGCAACTCTCGCCGAGTTGGGTTTAACAGAAGAGGTAATTCCGAAGCATATCTCGATTAAGGAAGCGGTGCTACCCTTTGCCAAGTTTGCAGGAACCGATACGATTTTGGGACCTGAAATGCGATCGACGGGCGAAGTTATGGGTATCGACACTGAGTTTGGTCGAGCCTTTGCGAAAGCGCAAATTGCCGCAGGAACACATTTGCCACTAGAGGGAACTGTATTTCTCTCAGTCAACGATCGCGATAAAAGCGGCATTCCTGCCGTTGCTGAAGCCTTTGTTGAGCTTGGGTTTAAAATTGTGGCAACCGAAGGAACCTATAAAATCCTCCGTCGCAACAATATCGAATCCAAACAGGTTCTCAAAGTCCATGAAGGTCGTCCCCACATTGGCGACTCGATGAAAAATGGTCAAATTCAATTGATCGTTAATTCACCAAGTGGCGAGGAGGCAAAAACCGACGGTAAGATGATTCGGCGGACAGCTCTAGCTTATAAAATCCCTGTGATTACCACCCTTGCAGGGGCAAAAGCGGCGATCGCTGCCATTCGCTCGCTCCAATCTGGAGCTATTTCTGTAACTGCCCTACAGGATTATGCTTAA